Sequence from the Cellulomonas fimi ATCC 484 genome:
CGCAGGGCCGGGATGCCGGTGCTCGCGGTGTAGCCCGCGAGGCCGTCGTGCGCCGCGCGGGCGGCCGCGTCGACGACGTGGGGCGCGGTCGTGGCGTCGGGCTCGCCGATCTCGAGGTGGAGCGCCTCCGGGTCGCGGTTGGCGAGCTCCATGAGGGTGCGGATGCCGCTGCGGGGGATGTGCAGCGTCGGCGAGGTGGGCGCGAGGGTGGGCATGCCGTCGACGGTACACACCGACGTTACCGACCAGTACCACCCGGTCGGGGTCGACCGGTCACGACTCGCGCGCGAGCCCCAGGTGCCGCACCGTGCCGTCCCAGCCGGCCGCGAGGTCCCGCACGAGCGCCGGCAGCCCCGCGGGGAACACCTCGATGTCCACCGCCTCGAGCTCGTCGAGCGGCCACCAGCGCAGCTCGTCGAGCACGCCCGCCTCGAGCTCCGTCCAGCCGTCGCGGCTGAGCTCGCCGACGTCGCCCGAGCGCACACGCGCCAGGTACAGGTCCTCGTCCTGGCGGCAGTGCTGCGCGAAGAAGTCGAAGATCGCCGACCGGGTGAGCACCGGCCCCTGCAGCGCCGCCGGGTCCAGGACGATGCCCGTCTCCTCGCGCAGCTCGCGCAGCGCCGCGGTCCGGGAGTCCTCGCCGTCGTCGATGCCGCCGCCGACGGTGAACCACCAGCTCCGTTCCGGCTGGTCGACGTCGTGCCCGCGCATGAGCAGGACGCGGTCGTGCTCGTCGAGCAGGATCACCCGCGCGGCCCGCCGGAACAGCAGGCCGTCGGGACCCGGCCGCCACTCGGGCCCGAGCCCGTGGACCGGTCCCCCGCCGTCGGCGTGCCCACGTGCGGGCGGCACGCCCGTCGTCCCCGGCACGCCGAGGGCCGCGGACGACGACGCGTCCGCGGCCCCGGCTGCGCGGTCCGGCCCGCTCACCAGCCCCGCTCGGCGAGACGGTGCGGCACCGGGACGTCGTCGACGTTGATGCCGACCATGGCCTCGCCGAGGCCGCGCGACACCTTCGCGATCACGTCGGGGTCGTCGAAGAACGTCGTGGCCTTGACGATCGCGGCGGCACGCTCGGCAGGGTTGCCCGACTTGAAGATGCCCGAGCCGACGAACACCCCTTCGGCGCCCAGCTGCATCATCATCGCGGCGTCCGCCGGGGTCGCGATGCCCCCCGCGGTGAACAGCACGACCGGGAGCTTGCCGGCGGTCGCGACCTCCTTGACGAGCTCGTACGGCGCCTGCAGCTCCTTCGCCGCGAGGTACAGCTCGTCCTCCGGCAGCGAGGTGAGGCGGCGGATCTCGTCGCGCAGCGTGCGCATGTGCGTCGTGGCGTTCGACACGTCACCCGTGCCGGCCTCGCCCTTCGAGCGGATCATCGCGGCGCCCTCGGTGATCCGGCGCAGCGCCTCGCCCAGGTTGGTCGCGCCGCACACGAACGGGACGGTGAACGCCCACTTGTCGATGTGGTGCGCGTAGTCGGCCGGGGTGAGCACCTCGGACTCGTCGACGTAGTCGACGCCGAGCGACTGCAGCACCTGCGCCTCGACGAAGTGGCCGATGCGGGCCTTCGCCATGACGGGGATCGAGACGGCCTCGATGATGCCGTCGATGAGGTCCGGGTCGCTCATGCGCGCGACGCCGCCCTGCGCGCGGATGTCGGCCGGGACGCGCTCGAGCGCCATGACGGCGACCGCGCCGGCGTCCTCGGCGATCTTCGCCTGCTCCGCGGTGACGACGTCCATGATGACGCCGCCCTTGAGCATCTCCGCCATGCCGCGCTTCACGCGCGCGGTGCCGACGGTGCCGGCGGCGGGCTCGTGCGTCGTGGTGGTCGGCTGGCTGTTCTCGCTGGTCACGTCGAGCCTCACAGAAGTCGTGGGGGTGGGGGGCCGGGCGCGGCCCGTCCCGCCATGGTAGTCCGTCGTCCGTGCGGCCCCGTCGGCCGTCTCAGCCGTCCCGGCGGGCGTCGCCGGCCGCGTCCGTGCCGCGCGCCGAGGGGCCCGGACGGGCCGCGTCGTCGCTCGCGCGCGCGCCCGGCCGGCCCAGCGCCGCGGGCCACTCGTCGTCCAGCTCGAGTGTCCGCGGGGCCGGTGCGTGGCCCGCGAGGCGCAGCAGCCGGACCAGGCGTCCACGCCGGGCGCGCTGCGTCTGCGCGACGGCCTCGTTGTGGAACCGGCGGGCGAGCTGCACGCGGTACCAGGCGGAGCCGAGCGAGCCGAGCAGCTCGTCGCCCGTCGGGTCGGCGCGCAGGGCCGCGACGTCCTCTGGGTCGCCGAGCGCCTCGCGCAGCGTCGCGGAGAGCTCGCTCTCGACCCGGCCGCGCTCGTCGACGTCCGTCGCGACCGCGGCCTCCTCGGCGCTCAGCAGCTCGCGCACCCCGGCCGGCAGGCTTGCGACGTCCGCCGCGGCCGCGCCCGCGCTGAGCGACGCCCACGCGGCCTCCGCGACGAGCACGGAGCTCACGGGGTCGAGCTGTCCGGACGTCGCCAGCCCGGCCGCGACGCTCGCGCGCCGCAGCAGCTGCGCCTCGACGACCGACCGGGACGCGGCGACCTTGCGGTGCAGCCGGTCGAGCCGGGACGCCGTGACCCAGAGCCACCACACCCCGAGCGCCACGACGAGCGTGACGAGGACCGCGACCTCCGACCAGCTCATCGCTCACCCCGTGACCGGCGCAGCTCCAGGAGCCGGGCCCCGCGCACCGACGACGGGTCCTCCCCGACGGGCGCGTCGCGACCGGCGACCGCCATCTCGTACACGGCCTGCACCTGGTCGGTGACGACCGACCAGTCGTAGCGGCGGACCGACTCGCTCGCGGTCGCCCTCACACGCGCGCGCAGGTCGGGGTCACGCAGCACGCGCACGAGCGTGCGCGCCAGGTCCTCGCTGTCGCCCACGCGGAACAGCACGCCCGCGGCGCCGTCGTCGAGCACGCGCGAGAACGCGCCCAGGTCGCTCGCGACCACGGCCGTGCCGGCGCTCATCGCCTCGACGAGGACGATCCCGAAGCTCTCGCCCCCCGTCTGGGGTGCGCAGTAGACGTCGACCGACGCGAGCAGCCGGGCCTTGTCCTCGTCGGACACGCCCCCGAGGAACTCGACGGCGCCCGCGCGCTCCCCCAGGACCTCGCGCGCCTGGTCGGCGCCCGTGTCGCCGCGGCCCGCGACCAGGAACCGCGCGCCCGGCACCTCGTCGAGCACGCGCCCGACGGCGCCCAGCAGCACGGGCAGCCCCTTGCGCGACTCGTCGAGCCGGCCGAGGAACGCGACCGTCGGCGCGGTCGGCGTGCCGGTCCAGCGCGCGTCGGGCCTCGCGGCCGCGAACGTGTCGACGTAGACGCCGTTCGGGATGACGACGGCGTCGCCGCCGAGGTGCTCGACGAGCGTGCGCCGCGCGTCCTCGGACACCGCGATGCGCGCGGAGATCTTCTCGAGGGACTGCCGCACCAGGGGGTACGCCACCTGCATGGACCGCGAGCGCACCTGCGCCGTGTGGAACGTCGCGACGACCGGGCCGTCGGCGATCCACAGGGCGAGCATGGACAGGCTCGGCGTGACCGGCTCGTGCAGGTGCAGCACGTCGAACTGCCCCTGCGCGAGCCACTTGCGCACGCGCGCGGCCGTCATGGGCCCGAACGTGAGCCGGGCGACGGAGCCGTTGTAGCGGACGGGGACCGCCTTGCCCGCCGCCGTCAGGTAGTCCGGCACGGGGGTGTCGTCGTCGGCGGGCGCCAGCACCGAGACCTGGTGGCCGCGCGCCATGAGCGCCTCCGCGAGGTCGCGGACGTGGAACTGGACGCCGCCGGGGACGTCGAAGGAGTACGGGCAGACGATGCCGACCCGCAGCGGGCGCCCGTCGCTGCGGACGCGCCCGAGCCTCACGACGACGCCCCGGACGCCTGCACGGTCGCGGCGTACCGCGCCGGGTCGAGGTCGTCGACGAACACGCGCTGCAGCATGTGCCAGTCCTCGGGGTGACGGTGGATGCCCGCGGCCACCTCGTCGACCCACGCCTGCGTGACGGCGCGCACCTGCTCGGAGCGTGGCACGTCGGCGGGCACCTCGACGCGCGGGCTGAACTCGATCGTCACGCCCCACGGCGTCCCGGCGGCACGACGGCGCGCACCGCGCAGGCGCTCGTAGCGCACGAGCGTCGGGAACAGCGGCGCGCCCGTGGAGATCGCGAGCGCGGCGGGCCCGGCCGCGACGCGGGCACGGTGGCCGAACAGGTCGACCTCGACGCCCCGCGCGGTCAGGTCGCGGTCCGCGAGCAGCGGGACCACCCCCGCGGCCGGCGCCCGGGCCGCGCGCACGAGGTCGCGGAACACGTCGCCGCCGCCGGACAGCGGGATGATGCTCAGGCCGATGCTCTCGCGGAACGCGACGAACTCCTGGAACAGCTCCTCGGGCTCGAGCCGCTCGGCGACCGTGGTGACGGGGGCCAGGTGCCGGGTGGCCCACGCGCCGGCGAGGTCCCAGTTGCCGACGTGCGCGAGCGCGAGCAGGATCGGCCGCCCCTCGTCGAGGTAGGGCTGGACCCGTTCCCGGTGCACGGCGCGGACGCGGTGGTCCACCTGCTCGCGGGGCACGGCGACGAGCGCGAACGCCTCGGTGAAGTACCGCATGTAGGACCGCATGCCCGCGCGGCTCAGGCGGCGCAGCGCGCGGTGGTCGAGCTCGGGGCGGACCCGGCCGAGGTTCTTCTCGAGGCGCCGGACGCCCTCGCCGTGGCGCAGCCACGTGACGTCGGCGGCGAGCCGGGCGGCACCGCGCAGCAGCGGACCGGGCACCTTGCCCGCGACGCGCCAGGCGATCGCGTAGAGGCGGGCGACGTCGACCTTCACTCGACCGCTCCGACGGCCTGGCGGTGCACCTTGGCCATCCGCTGCACGACGGTCACGGCGGACGCGACGGCGAGCAGCGCGAGGACGACGGTGAGGACCGCGGTGGGTGCCCCGAGCCCGACGGCGCCGGTGGCGAGCAGCACGACGACGAGCCGGTCGGCGCGCTCGGCGATCCCGCCCGACGCGGTCATGCCGAGGCCCTCGGCGCGCGCGCGGGCGTAGGGCACGACGGAGCCCAGGACGAGGCACGCGAGCGCGAGCACGGCCGTGACGTGGGAGTCGCCTCCACCGACGAACCACAGGACCAGGCCCGCGAAGATCGCGCCGTCGCCGAACCGGTCGAGGGTCGAGTCGAGGAACGCGCCCCACGGCCCGGACCGGCCCGACCGGCGCGCCATGACGCCGTCGAGCGAGTCGGTGAGCGCGAACAGCGCGATGAGCAGCGCACCGAGGAACAGGTGGCCGGTGGGGAACGCCCACAGGGCGGTGACGACCACGACGAGCGTCCCGACGACGGTCACGGCGTCCGGGGAGACGCCCGCGCGCAGGAGCGCACCGGCGAGCGGGGTCAGGACGCGTTGCATCACGCCCCGCAGTCGGTTCAGCACGTGCCGATCATCCCTTCAGGTCCGCGTCGGTGGCCGGGGTCGCACCCGGCGGCGGCCAGGCCGCGGCGAGGCGGTCGCGCGTGTCGCCGAGCAGCTCGGGCAGCGCGCGGCTGCGGCCGACGATGGGCAGGAAGTTCGAGTCGCCGCCCCAGCGCGGGACGACGTGCTGGTGCAGGTGCGCCGCGATGCCGGCCCCCGCGACGTCGCCCTGGTTCATGCCGAGGTTGAACCCGTGCGGCCCGGACACGGCGCGCAGGACCCGCATGGCGGTGCGCGTGAGCTCCGCGACCTCGGTGACCTCGTCGGTCGTGAGGTCGGTGTAGTCGGCGACGTGCCGGTACGGGCAGACGAGCAGGTGCCCGGAGTTGTACGGGTAGAGGTTGAGGCAGACGAACGCGGTGCGGCCCCGCGCGACGACGAGCCCCTCGGCGTCGGGCAGCGTCGGGATGCGGCAGAACGGGCAGCCCGGCCCGGCGTGCGCGTCGGTCGGCTTGTCCTGGCCCCCGATGTACGCCATCCGGTGCGGGGTCCACAGGCGCTCGAAGCCGTCGGGGACGCCGGGCAGGCCGTCGGGCGTCTCGGCGCCGGCCGCTCCGCCGGTGGTGCCGGGGCCGGTCACGACGTCGTCGTGCGCGGCCCCGGCACCGGGGTCGGGTGTGCTCACGGCTCAGACCTGCGCGCGCTCGCGCACGGCCGTGACGATGCGCTGCACGGCCTCGGCGACCGGCACGCCGTTGTCCTGACGCCCGTCGCGGTACCGGAAGGACACCGCGCCGGCGTCCGCGTCCTCGCCGCCGACGATGAGCACGAACGGGATCTTCTGCGTCGAGGCGTTGCGGATCTTCTTGCCGAACCGGTCGTCGGAGCGGTCGATCTCGGCCCGGATGCCCTCGGCCCGCAGCTGCGCGACGACGTCCTCGAGGTACGGCTCGAACGGCTCGGCGACGGGCACGGCGAGCACCTGCACGGGCGCGAGCCACGCCGGGAAGGCGCCCGCGTAGTGCTCGGTGAGCACCGCGAAGAACCGCTCGATCGAGCCGAACAGCGCGCGGTGGATCATGACGGGACGCTGGCGCGAGCCGTCAGGCGCGGTGTACTCGAGCTCGAACAGCTCGGGCAGGTTGAAGTCGAGCTGGATCGTCGACATCTGCCAGGTGCGCCCGATCGCGTCCTTGGCCTGGACCGAGATCTTCGGGCCGTAGAACGCGGCGCCGCCCGGGTCGGGCACGAGCTCGAGGCCCGACGACTGCGCGACCTCCCGCAGCGTCTCGGTGGCCCGCTCCCACACGTCGTCGTCGCCGACGAACTTCTCCGGGTTCTTCGTCGACAGCTCGAGGTAGAAGTCGTCGAGACCGTAGTCCTTGAGCAGGTCCAGCACGAAGGTGAGCAGACGGGTCAGCTCGTCCTTCATCTGGTCGAGCGTGCAGTAGATGTGCGCGTCGTCCTGGGTGAACCCGCGCGCACGGGTCATGCCGTGCACGACGCCCGACTTCTCGTACCGGTACACGGTGCCGAACTCGAACAGCCGCAGCGGCAGCTCGCGGTAGGAGCGCCCGCGCGAGCGGTAGACGAGGTTGTGCATCGGGCAGTTCATCGGCTTGAGGTAGTAGTTCTGCCCCTGCCGCTTGACGTTGCCCTCGTCGTCGAGCTCCTCGTCGAGGTGCATCGGGGGGTACATGCCGTCCGCGTACCAGTCGAGGTGCCCCGAGAGCTGGAACAGCCGCTCCTTGGTGATGTGCGGGGTGTTGACGAACGAGTACCCCGCCTCGACGTGGCGCTTGCGCGAGTACGCCTCCATCTCCATGCGGATGAGCCCGCCCTTGGGGTGGAACACCGCCAGCCCCGAGCCGATCTCGTCGGGGAAGGAGAACAGGTCGAGCTCGCTGCCCAGACGGCGGTGGTCGCGGCGCTCGGCCTCGGCCACACGCTCCAGGTACGCCTTGAGCTCGTCCTTCGACGGCCACGCGGTGCCGTACACGCGCTGCAGCTGCGGGTTCTTCTCGCTCCCCCGCCAGTACGCCGCGGCGGACCGCGTGAGCTGGAACCCGTTGCCGAGCACCTTGGTCGAGGGCACGTGCGGGCCGCGGCACAGGTCCTGCCAGACGACCTGCTCGCTCTCGCGACCGGCGCCCCGCACGTTCTGGTAGATGCTCAGGCCGCCGAGGCCGACCTCCACCGACGCGCCGTCCGCCGCCGCGGGGTCGCCCTTGAGGCCGATGAGCTCGAGCTTGTACGGCTCGTCCCTCAGCTCCTCGCGCGCCTGCTCCTCCGTGACGTCCCACCGCCGGAAGGTCTGCCCCTCCTTGACGATGCGCCCCATGACCTTCTCGATCGCGCGCAGGTCGTCCGGGGTGAACGGGGTGTCGACGTCGAAGTCGTAGTAGAAGCCGTCGGTGATCGGCGGGCCGATGCCGAGCTTCGCCTTCGGGTTGACCTCCTGCACCGCCTGCGCGAGCACGTGCGCGGCCGAGTGGCGCAGCACGGCGAGACCCTCCGGGTCCTGCACCGTGACTCCCTCGACGACCGCGCCGTCGGGCAGCGGCAGGTGCAGGTCGCGGAGCTCGCCGTCGACGCGCGCGACGATCACGTCGCGGCGGTCGGCGAAGACCTGCGTGCCCGTCGTCCCCTGCTCGGCGGTCGTGGTGGTCCCGTCGACGGTGAGGGTGATGAGCTCGGGCACGGGTGCTGCCTCCTTGGGTGGGTGCCGGCCGGGCGGCGGGCCCCTCGATGCTACCGGCGCAGGTCCTCCGTCCGGGGCAGCGCGGGCGACGCGGCCGCTCGCGCCCGGCGGACCGTCGTTGGGCCGTTCGGGTGATGCCGGAGAACGACGAAGGCCCCGTACCGGGACGAGTCCGGTCCGGGGCCTTCACGGGTGGGCGATACTGGGTTCGAACCAGTGACCTCCTCGGTGTGAACGAGGCGCTCTACCACTGAGCCAATCGCCCGCGACGATCACCCGGGGGCGACGTCGAAGAGGATGCTACCCAACCTGCGGCCAGATTCCGAACCGGGCACCGGCGACACCCCGTCGGGCGTACGGTGGGAGCCTGCGGCGCGGCAGGGTGGCTCAGCAGGGGTGATCGCACAGGTCCCTCCGGGTGAACTCGTCGGGCGGACCGGTCCATTCGGGCATGTGTCCTGCCATGATGGGACCTCCAGCCCTTGCGAGAAGGAGGACCCGATGACGCAGTCGTCGTACGACGTCGTCGAGGTCGTCGCCATGCAGCTGATCGGATCGGACGCGAGCGTCATCCCGGTCAGCGCCGAGCTGTCGTTCCGGACGTCGGACCCGTACACGGTGCGTGCGGTCTTCACGGGCCCGCACACGATGTCCACGTGGCTCCTCGGCCGCGAGCTGCTGTCCCTCGGGATGCTCGCCTCCGCCGACGCGCCCGCCGGGACCGGCGACGTGCAGGTGTGGCGCGACGAAGACCCCGACTACACGCTCGTCTCGCTCAACGGTGTCGAGGGCAGCGCGCTGCTCGCCGCCCCGACCGAGCCGATCACGCGCTTCCTCGCCTCGACGGAGGCCCTCGTCCCGCTGGGTGCCGAGAGCGCCCGCATGGAGAGCGAGATCACGGCCCTGATCGCCGCGCTGCTCACCGCCTGACCCGCACCGACCGACCGGTTCCGCCCTGACGGGCGGGGCCGGTCGTGCTGTGTCCGGGGACGGGCGCGCGGTGCGTCCGGCGACGGGTCACGGGTCGAGGTCGCGCCCCACGTGCTCCTGGAACAGGCGCTGCGCCTGCAGGGACAGCGGACCCGGCACGACGTCGACGTCGTCCAGGCGCACCGTCGGCGACACGTTGCGGATGGAGCCACTGAGCAGCAGCTGCGCCCGCCCGGACGCGACGTCGTCGAGCACCGTGTACGGCAGCTCGCCCGGCTCGGCCTCGCGCACGGGCAGGCCGTCCTGGGCGCCCCACTCGAGCAGCAGCTCGCGCGTGATGCCGGCCAGGCAGCCGCTGGACAGCGGCGGGGTCACGAGCTCCCCGTCGCGCTCGACGAACACGTTCGACCCCGTCCCCTCGCAG
This genomic interval carries:
- the pgsA gene encoding phosphatidylinositol phosphate synthase translates to MLNRLRGVMQRVLTPLAGALLRAGVSPDAVTVVGTLVVVVTALWAFPTGHLFLGALLIALFALTDSLDGVMARRSGRSGPWGAFLDSTLDRFGDGAIFAGLVLWFVGGGDSHVTAVLALACLVLGSVVPYARARAEGLGMTASGGIAERADRLVVVLLATGAVGLGAPTAVLTVVLALLAVASAVTVVQRMAKVHRQAVGAVE
- a CDS encoding HIT family protein, which translates into the protein MTGPGTTGGAAGAETPDGLPGVPDGFERLWTPHRMAYIGGQDKPTDAHAGPGCPFCRIPTLPDAEGLVVARGRTAFVCLNLYPYNSGHLLVCPYRHVADYTDLTTDEVTEVAELTRTAMRVLRAVSGPHGFNLGMNQGDVAGAGIAAHLHQHVVPRWGGDSNFLPIVGRSRALPELLGDTRDRLAAAWPPPGATPATDADLKG
- the thrS gene encoding threonine--tRNA ligase, which encodes MPELITLTVDGTTTTAEQGTTGTQVFADRRDVIVARVDGELRDLHLPLPDGAVVEGVTVQDPEGLAVLRHSAAHVLAQAVQEVNPKAKLGIGPPITDGFYYDFDVDTPFTPDDLRAIEKVMGRIVKEGQTFRRWDVTEEQAREELRDEPYKLELIGLKGDPAAADGASVEVGLGGLSIYQNVRGAGRESEQVVWQDLCRGPHVPSTKVLGNGFQLTRSAAAYWRGSEKNPQLQRVYGTAWPSKDELKAYLERVAEAERRDHRRLGSELDLFSFPDEIGSGLAVFHPKGGLIRMEMEAYSRKRHVEAGYSFVNTPHITKERLFQLSGHLDWYADGMYPPMHLDEELDDEGNVKRQGQNYYLKPMNCPMHNLVYRSRGRSYRELPLRLFEFGTVYRYEKSGVVHGMTRARGFTQDDAHIYCTLDQMKDELTRLLTFVLDLLKDYGLDDFYLELSTKNPEKFVGDDDVWERATETLREVAQSSGLELVPDPGGAAFYGPKISVQAKDAIGRTWQMSTIQLDFNLPELFELEYTAPDGSRQRPVMIHRALFGSIERFFAVLTEHYAGAFPAWLAPVQVLAVPVAEPFEPYLEDVVAQLRAEGIRAEIDRSDDRFGKKIRNASTQKIPFVLIVGGEDADAGAVSFRYRDGRQDNGVPVAEAVQRIVTAVRERAQV
- the pdxS gene encoding pyridoxal 5'-phosphate synthase lyase subunit PdxS; amino-acid sequence: MTSENSQPTTTTHEPAAGTVGTARVKRGMAEMLKGGVIMDVVTAEQAKIAEDAGAVAVMALERVPADIRAQGGVARMSDPDLIDGIIEAVSIPVMAKARIGHFVEAQVLQSLGVDYVDESEVLTPADYAHHIDKWAFTVPFVCGATNLGEALRRITEGAAMIRSKGEAGTGDVSNATTHMRTLRDEIRRLTSLPEDELYLAAKELQAPYELVKEVATAGKLPVVLFTAGGIATPADAAMMMQLGAEGVFVGSGIFKSGNPAERAAAIVKATTFFDDPDVIAKVSRGLGEAMVGINVDDVPVPHRLAERGW
- a CDS encoding NUDIX hydrolase, which encodes MSGPDRAAGAADASSSAALGVPGTTGVPPARGHADGGGPVHGLGPEWRPGPDGLLFRRAARVILLDEHDRVLLMRGHDVDQPERSWWFTVGGGIDDGEDSRTAALRELREETGIVLDPAALQGPVLTRSAIFDFFAQHCRQDEDLYLARVRSGDVGELSRDGWTELEAGVLDELRWWPLDELEAVDIEVFPAGLPALVRDLAAGWDGTVRHLGLARES
- a CDS encoding phosphatidylinositol mannoside acyltransferase → MKVDVARLYAIAWRVAGKVPGPLLRGAARLAADVTWLRHGEGVRRLEKNLGRVRPELDHRALRRLSRAGMRSYMRYFTEAFALVAVPREQVDHRVRAVHRERVQPYLDEGRPILLALAHVGNWDLAGAWATRHLAPVTTVAERLEPEELFQEFVAFRESIGLSIIPLSGGGDVFRDLVRAARAPAAGVVPLLADRDLTARGVEVDLFGHRARVAAGPAALAISTGAPLFPTLVRYERLRGARRRAAGTPWGVTIEFSPRVEVPADVPRSEQVRAVTQAWVDEVAAGIHRHPEDWHMLQRVFVDDLDPARYAATVQASGASS
- a CDS encoding SsgA family sporulation/cell division regulator; the encoded protein is MTQSSYDVVEVVAMQLIGSDASVIPVSAELSFRTSDPYTVRAVFTGPHTMSTWLLGRELLSLGMLASADAPAGTGDVQVWRDEDPDYTLVSLNGVEGSALLAAPTEPITRFLASTEALVPLGAESARMESEITALIAALLTA
- a CDS encoding glycosyltransferase family 4 protein; translation: MRVGIVCPYSFDVPGGVQFHVRDLAEALMARGHQVSVLAPADDDTPVPDYLTAAGKAVPVRYNGSVARLTFGPMTAARVRKWLAQGQFDVLHLHEPVTPSLSMLALWIADGPVVATFHTAQVRSRSMQVAYPLVRQSLEKISARIAVSEDARRTLVEHLGGDAVVIPNGVYVDTFAAARPDARWTGTPTAPTVAFLGRLDESRKGLPVLLGAVGRVLDEVPGARFLVAGRGDTGADQAREVLGERAGAVEFLGGVSDEDKARLLASVDVYCAPQTGGESFGIVLVEAMSAGTAVVASDLGAFSRVLDDGAAGVLFRVGDSEDLARTLVRVLRDPDLRARVRATASESVRRYDWSVVTDQVQAVYEMAVAGRDAPVGEDPSSVRGARLLELRRSRGER